DNA from Branchiostoma floridae strain S238N-H82 chromosome 15, Bfl_VNyyK, whole genome shotgun sequence:
tacgtttagTACGTATATTTGGAATAtttaaccatcttgttttttttacccatcttgttttctttcgcCCTGTTTCACTTTTTggccgtctgcagaggatgccatccatacaatttacatgctgtggtctAATGCTAATTAATATAATACTTAAGATCCCAtttaacatgtttttgtcagtttttcgCATGTTATAATATTACATATTTCAAGGCAAAGCCACAACTTCATCTGGGGAGATGTCAAACGCAACTGAGGAAATGAATGATCGAGTCACCAAAATGAATAGTAAGTAATACTTTTTACTACTTAATAATGAATCTTCTGAACACTTGGTAGCAATATACGTATACGTTTAAAAGGTTGCTATGATattcattatatatacatataagttACGAATGAATATAATGAATTAATCATAATTAATATCATAGTTTTTAGAATCTTTTCGAATATTCATATTACATGACATCGGCTATGTGAGAAGAATGTCTTTATTTAGTGACTTACCAGCCTCATGTAAATATTTATGATCGTATTCATGTATGTAGCTTTGTATAAGGACTGTAGAGATATCAGTTTTAGTTTTAGCATTGTAAATTTATGAACAGTCTTGTAGTAAGCAGGACCTCGATTGTGTGTTAAACATTAATTCATAACCTTACTAGGTGGCATGGATATCTTTCAGAAACGTCTATGTTCCCTGGCGTGTCTAAACCTTTGGGCCCAATAGGGGTAACTGGCCCTGTGGGTAATCTGGGTTCAGTGGAACCCGGGGGTCAGGAAATCCCAGGGGATCTGGAAACCCATGGGTCTACAACCCAACCTACGTCTGACGGTAAAAGGGGTGTCATTCAATGTGGTGGCCAGACTGGGTTAGCTGGGGTTGCTGGGTCTCTTGGACAAAAGGAACTTCCGGTAATGGATGGGCAGGGTGGGTTACCTGGGTCTACTGGATTTAATGGAGAAAGGGCACTTACTGGAAAGAGTGATAAGGAAGTTGGATCACATGGGTCtactgggtcatctgaagagagTGCACACCTGGGGTTGGTTGACCAGGCCGGGTTACCTGGGGCTACCGGTTGTCCTGTAATGAAGGAACCCATAGGAATTGATAATCAACCTGGGTTACCTGGGGCTACCGGACCTCCTGGAATAAAGGGACCCACGATAATAGATGGTCATGGTGGGGTACCTGGGTGTACTGGACCTCCTGGACTAAAAAGGCACATGGGGAAGGTGGGTCACGGCGGGGTACCTGGGTCTACTGGACCTCCATGGTCTTCAAAACCAAGAGTTGTTTGGGTCTACGGCCGAACAAAGGGGACAAATGGGATTGGCTGGCCAAGCATCGGTGACTGGGTAACTTCTCAACCTTCAAAAGGGAAGGAACTCATCCTGAAAACATCTGACCAGCGTGAATCAAAAGAAGGTGAACTATTCGAATATCATTGTCTTGGAATGATTTGAGCATGACTTCAAATAACATTATAACATAGCTATTAGATTATGTGAAACAATTGTTGAACAAGTGTCGACTCCTTCTTATATCATGTGGGATTAAAGGAGATTCCAAAAGGCAATTAATTAAAGAAAGGGAGCAATTAACTAATCAATTAAGATGTCACCATGTGGAAAAAGTTTTCCAATAAAATAAGTATGATTTGTATAATACTTTACTCTCCGTGTATTAATCTTTTTACAAATTTCTAATCTAGTatctaatacagtagaagccgcttaattgcacggcctttttgccagtaaatttcgtgcaattatccgactggtgcaaaaatgcgaagttatcttgctggaccGCACTGTTTTGCGATTTTAGGAtttcgtgcagttaacagaagtgtgcgtttatccggcaattaactggtttctactgtatatataaaAGTATATAATATAAACTACTGAGAATCTTGGAATATCGACATATAAACGGGTTTGAATCATTgtgtcttcatcatcatcaccatcatcatcatcatcattgttatcGTTATCATGGTGTCTTACCATTTTTCTATCGTCACATAGTAACTTTCCTTTGAGATCCAGAATGTTTAATCTTGTGATCTTCCAGAttacttcagtgtcactgacgaaggatagcggattctatccgaaacgtctgaccgtttccaaaaccatatccagttgcttgagtaaatactTTTTGGTTAATCTTGTGATTTAGGGTAAACATTTATGATGCGTTTCTGTAATCTATTGCGTTCTAAATTCATCATGTGCTTGTTATTTTCAGCATGTCTGGTGGAACCCACCATGCGGAAGGAGTGCGGTTGGCCAGGCATGACTCCAGTGGAGTGCCATCAGCGAGGATGTTGCTTTGATGATTTGACGAAAAATGCTTACTGGTGCTTTCACAAGAGAGGTAGGCCATGCTAAAACAAGGCTTGTTTTTATCACAGTCTGGTTTGGTTTCAGTAAAAAGCATGTATCAATGATGTCTCATTCGCTTTTGTTGATAATTGGCAGGTGGTTCTTAACCGTTTacagcggggggggggggcggcacGTGTCACCTTCCATGTCTTAGAACACCAGAAGGGCTAACACTTGAGCCACAAACAATGCGTAGTAAGTTTTCCTATACTTTAGTTAGCAACAAGTTCAGAAGTTtgatacattttcaatttctccgttgctatggcaaccgtttgttatTAGGCATTTTGGACAAAAATCTAATTTCGattttaacaatgtattttccctatattactgctattttctaGCATTCAGAAAATATTATGTTATATGgtatatctttcataattaagtAAGTTCCCCTAGCACGGCTTAATGTCCTGTGCTAAGAACTGCAAATCTTTCAAGGAAGTGCAATTCACATATGCGCGCATGAATTTAATAACACtgttggcatacagtacaacaaaatccGTAATTTTGCGATTAGGGCTCGGGAGAGCACGAAAAAAGCACGAAAAAAAGGACAATTTTGGCTCCTTCACAATGGTTTTGCAAGCAAATGACGTAAATTTTGGTacaagggtgcactagatattcattcaatttCAAATGACCCCTGTATTATTTATGGCATGAACCACTTGTGAGCCCGGTGTtgtctggaagagtccattgttactcggaggggttcatttttttaaaattcttgtGGCTCGTCGTATAAACATGAGTTCGAAAAATTCTCACTAGCCGGCTAACGAAACACGACGCGACTGGATCATTGATGTAGCAAACTCATGTCTGCATGAAACCCTCGACTCCCATGGAGTTCTCGACAGGCTTTGAAGTCAACGTGGTCCCGCCCGATCTGACAATATGTAAATCGCTGAGTGCATCACAACACGAATATAATTGAAATTGAATTTCGTATTGCTTCCCCAAAAATAAACCGTGTAAAATACAGCTAGTGGACCCCCAAAAAATGGAAGATTTGGTCCAAATATATTAATGACTTTGTACTGAACTGATGGAGGGATTTGCCGCATACTTTGAGATCACATGCGGTGCCGTGCAAAGGTTATCATATCTGTTTCCGGTGTTACTTTTCGGCATTCTTGtgacaaatttgtggcattttgtgCCCTCACACTCAAGAGCCATTGTTGTGAAATGAAGTATTTACTCTCATCGCCGAACGAAGCAACAGGTCGTCAGCGTTGACCTAACTTGGAATGCAACAAGCGGCGTAAACAATCGCTCAGTTACGGCGGGCCTCGCATCGGCGGAAACGCACGCACGGTCAAAAAATACGAACCAGGGGGAAGCTGAAGTCAGTTGACACAAaattcttctttctgttttcttaaaaTCGTTTCAATAGGTCAAAGAGAGACAGAGGTATTTGTATGCCGAAGTTACGGTACCCTATTTATAATGAAACAATATGTAAAGTAActttaaaacaacattttttctgttTCTACCGACCGAGATTCATTGTGTAAATCGTGCACAGACGATTTAAAATCAACCCCTAGACGGAAAATGCCCAATCACCACCACTCTCATTTATCATTAGTCAAAACGCAACAGTTTTCAGACAACTGACACTGCTACAATACGATGTCGAACTTGTAAATTTACGTCCGAAGTTGCGGCACCTTCCGTTACATATTCTACAATAGTAATATCCTTATATAGAACTTTATATCATTTACAATTAGGCATTTGGATTTACATTAGAATTATGTATTGAAATTAAACTTTCACGTCTCAATTTTCACTCAGAACCATTAGGTTGGAATCTTTCGGAACCCTTTCCGAAGGGTTACCAAACGTGGCGCGGTATCTACTACAAGGCGTTCAACACACGTGAAAGCTTCAGCGGAGCGGCTGCGATCTGTCGTCAGGACGGCggtaccctcgccatgccccgagacagGGAGATCAACGACTTCCTCAAATCATTCTACCAGTCCGTGAGCAAAGATAACTccttctggatcggcctgcacgatcagcacAAAGAGGGGCAGTTTGAGTGGATAGACGGCGACTCAATCGGGGAGTACAACTCGTGGAATCCGGGAGAGCCAAATAACGCTCTCGGTGGGCAAGACTGTACCCATTATTGGCCCCCTCATAACGGATACGGCCTCTGGTACGATGCCGATTGCAATCAAGGAGCGTATTTCATCTGCCAAGTTGTTCCAGGTAAATTGTATTCTTATTACCTTTTTTTGTAACTTGAATTGTAGTACTTATACTAAAGTAGGCACCAATTCGAGTTATGAAACAACAGACATTCGAATTGGAATGACTTTCAGCATTGTACTACGCTTATTACTACCAACACTTAGCATATTCCATGATGATAGACAAGTTAACGCTAGTCTTTTTTTATGTTCTTGTGTATTCTCAAAATTATTTCTAAAAATACACGCGTGTGCATTTGAGTATGGAAAAAACGCAAAAGAAAGATGATGCAGTTTTTGGTGTTGTAACATGTAGTGGATATAGAACCACgtcaacataaaaaaatgtcattcttACTTCtgctattgaaaaaaaatctctaGGTACTTTCCCTGAAGGATACGTATTGTGGCGTGGAATCTACTACAAGGCATTCAACACGCGTAAAAGCTTCAGCGGAGCGGCTGCAACCTGTCGTCAGGACGGTGGTACCCTCACCATGCCCCGGGACAAGGGGATCAACAAGCTCCTTACAGCCTTGTCCAAGCCCATGGACACATCTGGGGccttctggatcggcctgcacgatcagcgcaaAGAGGGACAGTTTGAGTGGATAGACGGCGACTCAATCGGGGAGTACAACTTGTGGAATCCGGGAGAGCCAAATAATGCTAACAGTGGGGAACACTGCGTCCAGACCGTGTATCCTGATCCATTCGGATGGAATGACGCCAGTTGCCAACAATCTCTGCCCTTCATCTGTCAAATTGTTACAGGTATTTAGTGCATTGAGTGACTATAATACCCTTTTAGTACAACCATTACaaatacactaccaaaaatgatttttcttgttttgtttaccccatggacaattcgtatataaagaaaaacattcttgCAATAAAAAATCTGgaataaaattctaagcaaaacaagaatcTACCAAAAAACTTAATTCTCAcacaaagaacaattttcttatcttctttggtgaagaaaatttttctcacacctaagaatttttttgtactttaagcaaaatcttgttgtttttcttatgatgcaagaaataaaattcTAGAAATGCTTGCTTTTTTATAGAAATACGAGAATTTTTgcttttgatgtaagaaaaatattcttggtgtaagaatattaatctcaaaaatgtctaaaaattcaagcaaaaatttcttggggacagaacaattttcttcatgaaagatacattttctgttaggaagaaaaacaagatacgcaaaaaaaagtcatttttggtagtgtatgaACATCGTTTGAAACTCCTTATGTGTTTTGCGTCAATGCATTGagtcgccaaaaagcagttactcaagcaactggatatgtttttggaaatggtcagacgtttcggatagaatccactatcctttgtcactaaggatagtggatactatccgtaacgtctgaccgtttccaaagacatatccagttgcttgagtatctacttttttgcgtatcttagcacctggatgtctaacctacatcgacgcaaATGCATTGAATCGTTATTGCACAGATTCTACTTCTTTTGAAACACACCCTGTTGATTATGGAAATATAGAAGTCggaaaaattaaaaagaaaaatatacgtGTTAGAATGAATGTGCAAGTATTGTAGTTGCTGGTAATTTTTCTCTCTTATCTTTTTATTAATTCTTGAATATTCTGGAACTTCTTCTTCAAAGTAATTCTCTCTTTGCACACATGCATAAAAACATGATTGGGTAACGCATTTTGTCAATGTAATGTCTAATGAACATTGAACAATGTCAACATTATAAAGTGGTGATAgaaaaaattacaatatttcTTTAGGCGCTTTTAATGAGAAAGGCTACGAAAAGTTGCACGGTATGTACTACAAGGCGTTTGACGAACCGAAAAGCTTCATTGGAGCGGCTGCAATCTGTCGTCTAGACGGTGctaccctcgccatgccccgagacaaAGAGACCAACGACATCCTCAACACCTTTTTCCAGTCCGTGAGCGAATCCGGGGccttctggatcggcctgcatGATCAGCAGGAAGAGGGGCAGTTCGAGTGGCTAGACGGCTACTCACTCGCAGAGTACAACGCGTGGCATCCGGGAGAGCCAAATAACTCTCTCGGTGAGGAGGACTGTGCCCAGGCCATGTTACTGTATACAGTCGGTACATTCGGATGGAATGACATTAGTTGCCACCAAGCCCTGCCCTTCATCTGCCAAATTCATCCAGGTGGGTGCAAATATTTAGCATTATCTATATTCATTCCAACCATATTAATTTTCTAAGGCGCCTAATATATGCAAGTGTTGTAATAAATAGGTACATTGCATTGTTATTGTCTTGATTCTTTAAAAAGCATTCTTTTCTGTATGGAACAAAGGCAAAAGGCAAAAACAGGAGAAGCGTTGCTGTTATAATAATTAGCAAATAGTTAggattctgttttcttttattcctaactCAAAATAATAGCAattgtttgttgacaggcagttttgccaaaaaccactatttttggttctaacaatgtatttcccccccgtccagggatgaccaaaaaagcccggtctgaacagggttaaattcgcggtgaaatggcgaACGCGAAAACCGCTAATATAAATcctccgcgaacatttctgcattacagTAATTTGCGCTGACTgtgctcatattttgcacaaagACAGTatttggtccacaaccccttaagatagcttttaaaaaaaatcaaaactccTATTTATTATGGCAAATTATGTTATCCAGCCAGTTCCACCTTTCTCTTCCAAAATGGAAATCAGCATACATTGCGGCAGCTTCTCTTGACCACCTGAAATGGAATTTCAACGGACCTTAACTACATGTCTTGTCTACGGTAGATCCATAAATTGCTTATGTAATAAATTAAATGTCTGTACGTGACTTTTTGTCAAGTGGTTTTCTTTGAAGTCGAAAAGTTTtgtgtttggagaaaatcttgAATTTGAGTCATGAAACAAAGTTGAATAGAATTCTAACTTGTTAAACGTAGACCAACATATATTCAAAGCTCAAAGGGCCCCAAATATGGAATCGAACGTTCATCCTATTCAACCTTTATCATTTGAATCATTAATAAATTCATTGTCCTCCCACCAGGCTGTCCAGATGGCTTTACTAAGTTCAGTGGAGCCTGCTTCAAAGCGTACCACCCGATAGTTTCCTACCACCAGGCGAGACAGTTTTGTGCCATGAAGGGCGGACTTTTAGCCATGCCAAAAGACAAGACCACAGACGACTTTCTGTTGCAGTTGAAGAACAAGGCGGATCGCTGGCACTATTTCTGGTTTGGTTTGAGCGACGAGAACAGTGAGGGACAATGGGTCTGGGAAGATGGGGAAATTCTCTACCAGGATACCCCTTGGAGTGACTGGAGGGAGGGAGAACCGAATAATCGTTATGGGGATGAAGACTGTGCACATTACAGTCCTCAAGCGTGGCCGGGATGGAATGACATTCTGTGCTCAAGGAAGGTGGCCAAGTTTATCTGCCAGACAAAAGGTTTGTCATACgacattttcttttatcttttaacCCTATTGAGACCGGGGGCGGGCTTTTTAGGCCTGCGCCAACCTCCAAGTCGGATAACGCCAGaatggcttacgctagagccaccaaacttTGTGAGTTTTCCTTAAATCTGGTTGCCAACAAATTTACAACGTTTggaaaaaatccatttttttgttgccaaggcaaccgtttgttgacaggcaccCCTGAAAAAGCCCGgtttgaatagggttaagattcTTTAAACACAACCAGAATTGTACTCatttccaacgtttcgatgtctcccagacaccatcatcagggttagaatgactgaTTCCAGAGAAGAGGGGgaatacaagctgagccacgttttgGACGACATTGTTGTTGCTacaacgccacctacattgaCTATAAGCAACAGCAAGAATAAGATTtagccattctaaccctgatgatggtgtctgataaaGATTGAAACGTTGGGAGTGAGTACAATTCTGGTTGCGTTtcgaagaaccttactatataaGTATtttatcaacctgatgaaactatttacggacaTTTCCTTTTGGACCGAATGAAGTTCTGGTTCCAGAAATATACACAGGACCTGCCTGGGTAAGCGCCAAATAAGAATATGGCTAAAATTGACCATTTTCGTAAAATCAAACAAGTGGCACACTTACAGTGACAATCACATGACCAACTATCACTACCTGAAACTCTATAAGCATTTAATAATGAATGATAGATACATAGATTTACCGTTTACAAAAGGTTTAGTTTGAATTCTAAATTATTACGTTACGTAGAGCATTTTAAACATGGCTCAAAGTCACAATTTTGCCAAACGCAACAAGAGgactttttaaaagaaaacggCGTAACAACAAAACAGACCCCGAGTTTGCAATGTTACATTTGTTATATATcctaatcatacatgtatggtatCAATTTCAATCCAAAAACGTTACTAAATCGGCAATCAAAGCGTCATAAGATTGGGCTATTAGTTACATATTTTGAAGAGTAAAATATTGAACTATGATATATATTTTCAGTTTACCCTAAAACTTAATTCTAATAGTTTTTAGAAggccaaaatatttttctatttagGTCTTGctttgttttgatgatgaagTTGAAGGTGTTGCAGAGTATGACGTAAAATGCGCTGAATTCTGTGTTCTAGAGATCCAAAAATTGGGGGAAATTATCAGATTTCCCCGTTAGCATGCCAACAAGGAATTCTAATTTGAAAGAAACGTTTATTAAGGGATACAGActactgtgcaaaatatgagccttCTCGATTTTATCCCTGTAACCATGTACTCTTTACCCAAGTATGTGTATGCACACTAGTACTGaatcacagcacgaaaacaactatttaagcaaagtttcagagatacgtataaagcccttaaaggcggagaaatatttcagaagattttaagatctattaaaggcatcggaaacatacatctggcctttacgtaagatttcagcgtttgtaaatgttacttaatctgtcgtgtttctttacgtgaattttacatctattttagtatgccgaaaagagaacttaaatgtcttaaaaagttataaaaaatatTCCGTATTACTGTTTtgtggttatattttctgtcaaaactcacaaataccgtttctctagatctgttacaaaatacatgtttagtttaccaaacttacctcggccatgtcaaatataataagcctttgtctggtgtttgataaagcattgcatcatctgttttaaaacagtggcaagatttacagtcaaaactgacaattgcgttttccggtacaaaatgttatgttaatacctCAGCAAAGTCAAATAAAATACTCTTCTGTGTTGTTTGTTCCGAAAGCATATGACGTATTCaatctttctgtgcgcaaggtttaattcgaacagggaaGACCTCCTACTTTTGGCTTATATGCGCTCCCTTACGTCATATGAAATGTagcgtttttctgttgaatatgagccatgtataatttatttcgaaccgccGTGTACGCaaggaagacctcccccgttagcttatatgctgccaagacgtatataaaatgttgcgtttttctgttgagcatacgacatgtttaatctttgaatccgcgcagtttaagcgaacatgGGCAgacctcctccgtttagctGATAtattgccaagacgtatatgaaatgttgcgtatttctgtaaaacacacgatatgtttaatctttgaatccgcgcagtttaagcgaacaaggtgagacctcccccgtttagcttatatgttgccagagCGTAGttgaaattttgcgtatttctgtggaacatacgacatgtttaatctttaaatccgcgcagtttaagcgaactaggggagacctcccccatttagcttatatgttgccaaaacgaatatgaaatgttgcgtatttctgttgaacatacgacatgtttaatctttgaatccgcgcagtttaagcgaactaggggagacctcccccgtttagcttatatgttgccagagCGTAGttgaaattttgcgtatttctgtggaacatacgacatgtttaatctttaaatccgcgcagtttaagcgaactaggggagacctcccccatttagcttatatgttgccaaaacgaatatgaaatgttgcgtatttctgttgaacatacgacatgtttaatctttgaatccgcgcagtttaagcgaactaggggagacctcccccgtttagcttatatgttgccagagCGTAGttgaaattttgcgtatttctgtggaacatacgacatgtttaatctttaaatccgcgcagtttaagcgaactaggggagacctcccccatttagcttatatgttgccaaaacgaatatgaaatgttgcgtatttctgttgaacat
Protein-coding regions in this window:
- the LOC118431426 gene encoding macrophage mannose receptor 1-like; this translates as MPRDKGINKLLTALSKPMDTSGAFWIGLHDQRKEGQFEWIDGDSIGEYNLWNPGEPNNANSGEHCVQTVYPDPFGWNDASCQQSLPFICQIVTGAFNEKGYEKLHGMYYKAFDEPKSFIGAAAICRLDGATLAMPRDKETNDILNTFFQSVSESGAFWIGLHDQQEEGQFEWLDGYSLAEYNAWHPGEPNNSLGEEDCAQAMLLYTVGTFGWNDISCHQALPFICQIHPGCPDGFTKFSGACFKAYHPIVSYHQARQFCAMKGGLLAMPKDKTTDDFLLQLKNKADRWHYFWFGLSDENSEGQWVWEDGEILYQDTPWSDWREGEPNNRYGDEDCAHYSPQAWPGWNDILCSRKVAKFICQTKEY